DNA from Scheffersomyces stipitis CBS 6054 chromosome 1, whole genome shotgun sequence:
GACACAACACCAAACAATGTAGTACTTCCATTCGATTGCATCCATGGCAATTGGGTTGACGTAACCGTTGTAGACAAGAGTACACAATTGGGTGAAGTACATCAAGTTAAGACCCTTAGCTCTGTGGGAGTATGGCAACACTTCAGTAGCATACAAGAATGGCAAACCATTAGCACCAATATCGTAAGAGAAGTagaacaaaaagatcaTGGCAAGAATACCTCTACCCAATCCCTTGTCTTCGAAGTTACGTTGTTGGTTAATTGCAGAAAGAACGGTCCAAATAACGTAACAGAGAAGCATACCAGCAATACAAACCAAGAATTGGTGTCTTCTCTTGAATCTGTAGGTAAGGAGAGCAGCACCGACGGAAATTACaatgttgaagacttgTAAACAACCgttgatcttcaattgttcagtAGGTGACTCATAACCAATACTTCTCAAGACCTTAACAAGATAATAGGACACTAAACCGTTACCAGACATTTGCATGATGAAAGCAGTAAAACAAACCAAGAATAATCTCTTTCTATAGGATCTAATCTTGAGGAAGTCAAAGTAAGAAGAGCTGGCATATAACTTTTCTAATTCCAAAGCagacttgatttccttgatttcGAATTCAACCAAAGCATGAGCTCTTTCGTCGTCAACGTTACCAGTGTGGTAAGCATTAAGAACTGATCTTGCCTTCTCTTCCTTACCGTTGTCAATTAACCATCTTGGAGACTCAGGACAGAACCACAAAGTCAAAACTTGGATACCTGGCAAGATTGCCTGCAAGTAGGAAGGAATTCTCCATGCCTTTGGCCCATGCAATTTCTCGGTACCAAAAGTAATCCAAGCAGCAAGAATAGCACCCAAATACCACAAAGTGTTGAAGACAGCAGTACAAGATGATCTGTAAGATGGGAAAGAAAGTTCAGCGATCCAAGCGGGAGCACCAGTCAAAGCAATACCGACACCAAAACCAATGATGATTCTTgcaaccaagaagaaagcgtAATTAGTAGATGCACCTTGCAAGATACCACCTATAAAAGAAATAATAGAACCGAAGAGAACACCGAACTTTCTTCCCCACTTGTCGTTAAGGTAAGAAGCACAACTGACAGCGATAATAGAACCGAACATGGTACCGTTGGCAAGAGAACCCAACTTGTACCCTTCTGGCGTACCCATGGTAGTTTGCCAATCGGGAATAGCTTGCAAACCGTTCAACATGGAACCATCGTAACCATTATTGGTGGAGGCCAAGGCAATCAAGGCAATCATGAAATGCAACTTTCTGAAATGGCCGTATTTCCACCAACCGTCAGTTTGGAACAATAAGTCATTGATGTCGGTGTTAGGATCGTTCAAGATGTTTTGCTGTTCATCAATGTGATCAGTGATCGAAAGGGAATCGGTCTGATCCTTGATGTTGTGAAGTTTGTCAGACATTTTTACTACTTTAATGCACTTTATAGATCGACCAGCGATAGAAGCTTGTAGGCTGTAGTACTAACAAGTGATTGTTGAGATAATGAATAATTAAATCTCGAGAACATCAACAGGGGGATCCAGTGTATTTATACAAAACTTTGGAATTAGGATTGGCTCCAAATTTGACCAGCAGCAACCATTCTGTTGATAGTAAGGCATTTCTTTTAGTATGGGTCCCGCATATTATGAAAGAAAATTATTTAAAATTTTTATAATTTTTCTCCCACCCACACTATGCACCAGTCCCTAAAAAATATCGACCCAGACGCATAATCCCACTAGTTTTACGATCTGAATTCTGGAGTATTTTTTAGAGGACATTGCAGTTTATCCAAGTGTTTCCGTCAGACAAAAGTTAATAATGGTGTGAATACAAACACAAATCTGACATTTTCGTAGTTGAATGTCTTCACCAACAGGAGTCGTGACGTTGAACAGGAAACAATGGGCCGGCCAACAAACGGCCGCTTCTGCTAGAATGCTAGTGAGATACCCACTCAACCCTTTCTTGTACGTCCAGAAACAGATCGACACAGACCTGCTCAGGTACTATTGGAAGGTCGCAATAGTGGGGCATCTCCGCACTTGTCCGTTCACGTCCCTCATTTAGATTTAGATGCAAACACAAGAAACCAAAAAATGTCAGGCAAAACTGCAGTATTTTTTCCCAAAGGGTCGAACCAATAAAAGAAATTTTGTGAAACTACCAGTCACTACACAGAATCTGGAGTTGAGTAGATTCGGTATTTTTTTGGAGTCCGCACTATTGTCTAGCGGAGACACCTTCAGACTCACACAAACAGCGAcaatttctgtttccttCCAGACACGAGATCCTAAGGCTGACACTCGGGCTTTCTTTTCCACTCGGCGGTAACAGATTCCGTTCATTGTCTGTCTGGTACGGTGTGACCCAGCGGTCTTTTTGCATCTATTCGGCGAATCGGCAAAAATTAGTAAGAAACCGACTCCGACAGTCGGAGTGCGACCGCGACTGTCTGAGATGAGATTACCGATTGATAGTCCAATATCAGACACCTTAGCGATGAGTACGAATAAGAGGAGGGGTATGCATCTGCCACAACAAAGCAGACGACAGCAAtattttcttgattgaCACTTGGGGATGGAAGCAGGTTGACCTTCTGCCTCACCACCTGATCGGGGTTATGGAGGCTGGATggtggagttgaagaaggagacGACACCACCTTCGAGTGTTAAGGGTCAATCTCCTAGTTGAGAAAGCGAGTAAGAAAGGTTGATCCTGAGGCTAATTCATAGAAAAATTGTTGGCGGGAATTGTCTGCATGAGCCGAATTGCAGGTTAGGTGTCTCTGCCGGACAGAGAAGCAATTATCAGCATTACTATGATTCGTATTTTTTAGGTGTGTCTCAAAAACGTATGGGGAACCATCTTGGGGTAATGCACCTTGTGCATTGAAATATTGGAGAGAAAAATCCTGCATTGCGTACCTTTACAACTGGCATTCTTAGCTACTTTTATTATTGAATATATTATTGTGGGCAAGCAGCTACCCCACCGGGGACGCCTATCTAAACTAGCAATCATTCCTAATACGTCCCAATGTATTGGACGGAAAACGGTTCGATATGTGTATAATTAGATATTCAGCCGTCTAGAGAGGCGTTTGAATAAGTGTATGATAGCCGTTTCCAGTAACGAATATTCGATAACACACAAAGCCCAGTGAAAAAAACATGTCACCTATTGCAAGCATATTCACACGAGATCCATCCCCAGACGATACTCCAGATTCCAGACACATTTTGCATTCTGCCCCGTTCATTCGGTAAAGTTAATGTGTCGGTGCCCCTCGGCTCACATCTGGGGCTTGCTTGCCGTGCAGCTCGCGCAATAACTTCCTGACCACTTAACGCAGACAGTCTGTCAAACAGACAGAAGGTGGAAGGGGACGGATAGACCTTTTGCGTCGGCCAAGAAGATAGAATGACTGGTGACACCTGCAGTCCGGAAGGTCTTTCCCGGCGAAATATTAATCCACGACCTCTAAATTAGGAACTGGCCCTTTGGTGACACTAAGATTTTGTCCATCTGCTGTTCTCCTGCAGACACTGCGATGGAAGCTCAATCCATAATTTTGTCTGCAATATTTACGAGCCAGGGCTCTTAGAAATATTTGCGAGTTAGGTGAGGTGATTCGCTGCGGAGTACATAATATACCGGTGTACATGGTGTACTGGTGGAAAGAAGACTGACAGAATAGTCTCATGTCACTGTAGCACAGCGTGAGAGCCTCAGACAATTTTTCCAATATCGTGTCGGGCATCTCACAAGTCAGCCGATATTCTAGAGCCGCCTGTAGACTCAAAGTTTTGCGTCAGGGTTCTTTGGCTCGAAACGTCCTAGACTTACCAGACCAGGTAAGCCGGAATGGATCTGGTTTCATCGCCATATCAGCGTCAGTGTCATAGAAGTGGCTTAAATCGAAGGAGGGGTGATCATGTGACTGATCAATTACCTCATTGAGAGGGTATCCCGCACTTATGCCCCATTTCCCGCATGGACCTGAACTCCCAATTTTGTGTCTGTCTGGGGATAGAGTTGCATTAGGCAGTCAATGCAGTTTGGCTCTGGCGGTGTCGGCAATTTCGAGGTCTGGGCCAGTCCCACCAAATTCACATTCTTGTAACTTCCAAAGCTTTTGAGTCGGCGTAAGGTGGATCCAGATTTTCAGACACCAGCCATACTGTTACCGCCCAGGAATCAGCTGTCTGCGATTGTCGGGAACCAGCTACCACTGGTGCAACAGACATTTACCCAAACTAAGAAATCaggctgcgaaatctgGGGCTCTTTGGTTCCAGATGTCGGTTCCTGGGCTCGGCACAGTTTTCTCTACAATACTCGGGAAGTTTGGCCACCATCGTTTTTTAGATTGTCCCCAGATTTGATCCAGGCTATATAAGACTCTCGGACTGCTCTCTGATTCCGATCTAACGttcatcttgttcaaaataGAAAACAGACACTTATAGATTTTACATCTCTTTTGTCAAAGTAATTCTAATACCCTATACAATGTCTACCGGATTCTTAACTACCAAGAACACCAAGATCGTCGATGCTAACGGAACCCCAGTCGTTCTTGTCGGTACTGCCATCGGTGGTCACTTGAACATGGAAAACTTCATCACTGGTTACCCAGGTCACGAAACCGAACACAAGAaggtcttgaagaagaagatcggtgaagaaaagttcaacttcttctttgacaaGTTCTACGAATACTTCTGGACTGAAAAGGATGCCgaattctacaagaacGAATTGGGCTTCAACTGTTTGAGAATTCCTTTCAACTACCGTCACTTCATCGATGACGAAGttgacttgttcaagatcaaccCTAAGGGTTTCGAAAGATTGGACAGAGTCATCGACATCTGTTCCAAGTACGGTATCTACACCATCTTGGACTTGCACGCTACTCCAGGTGGTCAAAACCAGGACTGGCACGCTGACTCCGGTATCCACAAGTCTATCTTCTGGGACTTCAAGGTCTTCCAAGACTCTATGGTCAACTTGTGGGTTGAACTTGCCAAGCACTACAAGGACAACACCTGGGTTGCTGGTTACAATCCTTTGAACGAACCTGCTTCGCCAGACCACctgaagttggtcaacttcTACCAAAGATTGCAAGATGAAGTCAGACCAATTGACCCTCACcacatcttcttccttgacgGTAACACTTACTCCATGGACTTCAGACAATTCCCAGCTCCAAAGGACTTCATTCCTAACTCTGTCTACTCCATCCACGACTACTCTACCTTCGGTTTCCCAAACATCCAAGGTACCTTGTACGCCGGTACTGCTGCTGAAaaggacaagttgaagagacAATACGACCGTAAGGTTGAATACCATCTTGAACACAATGTTCCCGTCTGGAACGGTGAATTCGGTCCAGTCTACGCTTCTAAGGAAAGAGGTGATGAAGACCCAGACACCATCAACAGAGCTCGTTACCAAGTGTTGAAGGACCAATTGGCCATCTACAAGAAGGGTGACCCATCTGGTGACGGTACCCCAATCTCCTGGTCCATTTGGTTGTACAAGGACATTGGTTACCAAGGTTTGACTTACGTTGACCCTGAATCCAAGTGGTACAAGGTCTTCGGTgaattcttgttgaagaagaagaagttgggtCTCGACAGATGGGGTAACGACATCGACCCAGCctacaacaagttgtacCAGGACTTGATCGACCACATCCACAGCAACGTCCCAGAAAAGTACCACAAGGCTCTTTACCCTCACGGCTGGACCACTCAAGACTACTTGTTCAGAGTTGCTAAGGACATGTTGTTCTCTCAATACGCTCAACACGAATACGCTGACTTGTTCGTCGGTCTTtcgtttgaagaattggacgaACTTGctgcttccttcaagtttgaaaacatcaagcaaagaaaggaattgaacgaaatcttgaaggaCTACTAGAGATGCAATCTCGTTCAATAGAGAGATGCTAGGTGATGAGGCGAAAAATTTGACTATCTGACTTTATAGAGTAAAATACACATAATTTGTGTCTAAAAACTGACATATCGTAACTGCTTGTACTGTCTTGAATCTCGTAACTAGACAATTAAGATGCTGGGTCTAATCCAGGTGCCCCAGAATGAAATATCCCTCTACGAGATTATGTTTTTACTGTTTCTCTGGTAACTGGATTGCTTCCATTTTCGGAAGGAACTCCGCGACTTGCAGATTGCCTGTTGCCCCTCCTACCCCAGATTTTTGATCACACAGAAAAAATATCTTGAGCGAGATACAGTGGAAGGTCTTCGCTTTGGGAAAGCACTCCAACCCACTCTTGCCGTTCCCTGGATGACATCCAAGAGTAGCTGAAATAGACTTCCACCAGGGCAATGTATGACAAAGcccaacaacaataacaataacaatattaACTACTTCCTACAGCGCCCTCGGCTgcttgaaaagaataatACTGCGGTTGGGGTACATGGGatatttttcttctgtgtCTGGAGAAGTTGGGGCCCTTTTGGGTTTGAAATTGGGGCTATCTCTTCAAACACCTTCCTTGGTTTATTGGTACTATGAGCGATTAATTGGTTATTGTTATCCATTCCCTGTGTTTCGAGTTCATGTGGTGGGCTTCTCCGCAACTTCGATTACTACGATTTACGTAATACGAACTCTGGGGTTCCAAGTTAAATTGCAATCCGCCAACACATTCCAACCTAGTTTCTATCCTTGTCTATAAACTGTAGGCTTTCCTAGGAAGAATTCTGTATTTTCGCAGTTAGATCTGAGCTGGAAACCTTACTGGGCGTGAATCACAATCGAAGAAATCTACGACAGCGAGACTAAACTACAAGCGTATTGTTGAAACAACAATTCAACAGCAGGTCATGCCTGGAACTCGCCATTGTATCCGTAACAATCGAAGCCGAACATAATGAATGCAAAAATACCAACATCTTATGGGTATACTATTTTTTAGCCCGAGTTAAACAGTACATTATTAAAACGAGATTCAGATTCAAGTTAAAGTTTTAGATAGAGAAAGCGGCCTTCGTGTCCAAATGTGGAGTTGGGCCAAGCCACCGGGGTAGGCCAACATTCGAGCAGAAGTGTACAAGTCACACTAAATCAACTTAATCTAATGGACTGCGTTTCGTTGGCCTGGGAGTTGAAGTAAATCGGTCGTATTAACCAAGAATTAATCTAATAGTGTTTGAAAATGGGCCTCCCCGTCCCCACCGTGGCCACCCCTCCTTGTAGTATAATctttttattttttcaGAACAAACATACAATTTGCCATGGCGAGTTTTAGACGCGCAGAGTAAAATGCAAACTGCAAAGCATAATAATAGCCCTGGGTGTTCAGACATTTTTCGCCCAGTTCGCACATTTCAGATGAAGTCCTGTATTTTGTTTCAGGTTTTTGTCCCGCTTTTCTCTACCACTACCGTATTCGGCAGCAGCTCCAGAATACACCATATTGAACAATCACTCCATCGGTCCAAACGTCAGCTAGCTTGTCACGCTTAGGAACCGGACATTCtgttctggctctggtcACGAGACGAGCATGCCCAGGTTTTTTGTCTAAACCTGGTGATGCTTCGTGCGGAGACATCTCCACATTCGGCATTCGTTCCGCATGTATGCGCGTGGGGAAGGATACCGAATTGGGAACTGTTCCCCCGCGTattctgaatttttcatctcaagaacttcttgctCGTAGGAAAGCCAACTCAGAAACTGGATTACGAGCGAtttcagatgaagaaagtcGTGAGTAGCCAAACTTGTGTAGCTGAAGGGCATTCCCCATCAACTCAGTCCATCCAGCAAACTCAAGTCTCGACAATATGAGATCCAGTTTAAAGAATCTTGTGTTACATTAAAACCAACTTGTAGATCACAAAATGCAATACACAATGTTCCACATCAAAGCCGATCCAAACGTCTCGCAACAAAAATCGCAAATCCAACATTATACCGAGACGTCCCCTGATTACGTTTCTGTGCGCAGtgtaaatatatatatagagtCTCACATCCCGTTTTGACGCTACTACTCAGTTTCATATATTGTTCTTATACATCTTTTAGTTCTACTTATAACAACTAAATATCATTACTATCATGGGTGTTCAAGAATTAGATGTCGAACGTTTGATCGAGGAATTGACTATTCCTGAAAAGATCTCCTTGTTGGCCGGTAAGGACTTCTGGCACACTGTTCCGATCGAGAGATTGAACATTCCTTCAATCAGAGTCTCGGACGGTCCTAACGGTATCAGAGGtaccaagttcttcaactcggTTCCTTCCAACTGTTTCCCATGTGGTACCGGTTTGGCTGCtaccttcaacaaggacTTGTGGGTTGAAGCTGGTGAGTTGATGGGTAAGGAAGCCAAGATGAAGGGTGCCCATGTGATCTTAGGTCCTACCTCGAACATCGTTCGTTCTCCATTGGGAGGAAGAGCCTTCGAATCGTACTCCGAGGACCCACTTTTGTCTGGACACGCTGCCGCAAACATCATCAAGGGTATTCAAAACGAAAATGTCGTTGCATGTCTTAAGCACTTTGTCTGTAatgatcaagaagacgacAGAAGAGGTGTCGACACCTTGTTGACCACCAGAGCTTTCAGAGAAATCTACTTGAAGCCTTTCCACATTGCTTTAAGAGACGCTGACCCTGGTGCCTTGATGACTGCttacaacaagatcaacggTATCCATGTTTCGGAATCCAAGGAAATCTTGCAGGGAATCTTGAGAGACGAGTATAAGTACGAAGGTGCTACAATGTCCGACTGGTTCGGAATCTACTCTACCAAGACTGCTTTGGAAGCCGgtttgaacttggaaatgCCTGGTCCAACCAGATTCAGATTGCCAATCCAAACTCTCCATGAAGTTCAAGCTAACAGAATCCACACCAAGACCATTGACGATAACGTTCGTTACgtcttgaagttgatcaacagAGCTTTGAAAGCCGATATTCCTCATGATGTTGTTGAGTCTGCCAACGAGGACCCTGCTGCTTCTGAAATCTTGAGAAAGGTGGGTGATGAGTCTATCgttttgttgaagaacgaaGGCAACATCTTGCCTTTGTCCAAGACTTCTGTTGCTGGTCAAGAAAAGATCGCTGTCATTGGTCCAAACGCCAAGGCTGCTCAAGACTCTGGTGGTGGATCTGCTTCTCTTACTGCTCGTTACAAGGTTACCCCATGGGAAGgtatcaagaagaagatcgaGGAAGGTGGAAACACTGTTTCTTTGGAATATTCCTTGGGTGCTTTCTTAGATAAGAACTTGCCAGATGTTGCAGACATCTTAGAAAACGAAAAAGGTGAAAAGGGTGTCACTGctaagttcttcaagaatgctCCAGGCACCAAGGACAGACAACAGTTTGCTGAATACTTGCTTCCAACCTCTAAACTCTTCCTTTCTGACTTCACTGACCCAGGTTTGGAATTAGGCGAATTGTTGTTCTACGCTGATTTCGAAGGTTACTTCACTCCAGAGGAAACTG
Protein-coding regions in this window:
- the BGL5 gene encoding beta-glucosidase; amino-acid sequence: MGVQELDVERLIEELTIPEKISLLAGKDFWHTVPIERLNIPSIRVSDGPNGIRGTKFFNSVPSNCFPCGTGLAATFNKDLWVEAGELMGKEAKMKGAHVILGPTSNIVRSPLGGRAFESYSEDPLLSGHAAANIIKGIQNENVVACLKHFVCNDQEDDRRGVDTLLTTRAFREIYLKPFHIALRDADPGALMTAYNKINGIHVSESKEILQGILRDEYKYEGATMSDWFGIYSTKTALEAGLNLEMPGPTRFRLPIQTLHEVQANRIHTKTIDDNVRYVLKLINRALKADIPHDVVESANEDPAASEILRKVGDESIVLLKNEGNILPLSKTSVAGQEKIAVIGPNAKAAQDSGGGSASLTARYKVTPWEGIKKKIEEGGNTVSLEYSLGAFLDKNLPDVADILENEKGEKGVTAKFFKNAPGTKDRQQFAEYLLPTSKLFLSDFTDPGLELGELLFYADFEGYFTPEETADYDFGASCLGTAQVFVDGKLVADNKTKQTKGDAFFLGLGTREERGTVHLEKGKKYHVKCEFGTSPTYTLEASQEIGGVFFGFRINSPAEIEITKAVELAKSVDKVVLVVGLSKEWESEGFDRPDMDIPGATNQLIEEVLKVNKNVVVVNQSGSPVTMPWVDQVPALVHAWYGGNELGNTIADVLFGDVNPSGKLSMSFPKKLEDNPSYLNFGSINGQVWYGEDIFVGYRYYEKVKKDVLFPFGFGLSYTTFDFKDLSVAADDENVTVSVKVTNTGSVDGSETVQVYIEQSNPSIIRPVKELKDFGKVFLKAGETKSVEVKISIKEATSYWNGYQDKWQSEKDTYKVLVGNSSDNIILEGKFATSKTFYWLGL
- the HXT2.4 gene encoding probable hexose transporter yields the protein MSDKLHNIKDQTDSLSITDHIDEQQNILNDPNTDINDLLFQTDGWWKYGHFRKLHFMIALIALASTNNGYDGSMLNGLQAIPDWQTTMGTPEGYKLGSLANGTMFGSIIAVSCASYLNDKWGRKFGVLFGSIISFIGGILQGASTNYAFFLVARIIIGFGVGIALTGAPAWIAELSFPSYRSSCTAVFNTLWYLGAILAAWITFGTEKLHGPKAWRIPSYLQAILPGIQVLTLWFCPESPRWLIDNGKEEKARSVLNAYHTGNVDDERAHALVEFEIKEIKSALELEKLYASSSYFDFLKIRSYRKRLFLVCFTAFIMQMSGNGLVSYYLVKVLRSIGYESPTEQLKINGCLQVFNIVISVGAALLTYRFKRRHQFLVCIAGMLLCYVIWTVLSAINQQRNFEDKGLGRGILAMIFLFYFSYDIGANGLPFLYATEVLPYSHRAKGLNLMYFTQLCTLVYNGYVNPIAMDAIEWKYYIVWCCVLAFELVIVFFFYVETFGYTLEEVAVVFGDDAGTTLHRLSSPVEKSAVEHLEDGNSSNEKIGERV
- the EGC2 gene encoding Endo-1,4-beta-glucanase (endo-1,4-beta-glucanase (cellulase), (glycosyl hydrolase family 5); (EBG1) similar to bacterial [Clostridium thermocellum]), encoding MSTGFLTTKNTKIVDANGTPVVLVGTAIGGHLNMENFITGYPGHETEHKKVLKKKIGEEKFNFFFDKFYEYFWTEKDAEFYKNELGFNCLRIPFNYRHFIDDEVDLFKINPKGFERLDRVIDICSKYGIYTILDLHATPGGQNQDWHADSGIHKSIFWDFKVFQDSMVNLWVELAKHYKDNTWVAGYNPLNEPASPDHSKLVNFYQRLQDEVRPIDPHHIFFLDGNTYSMDFRQFPAPKDFIPNSVYSIHDYSTFGFPNIQGTLYAGTAAEKDKLKRQYDRKVEYHLEHNVPVWNGEFGPVYASKERGDEDPDTINRARYQVLKDQLAIYKKGDPSGDGTPISWSIWLYKDIGYQGLTYVDPESKWYKVFGEFLLKKKKLGLDRWGNDIDPAYNKLYQDLIDHIHSNVPEKYHKALYPHGWTTQDYLFRVAKDMLFSQYAQHEYADLFVGLSFEELDELAASFKFENIKQRKELNEILKDY